The DNA segment GGCTCGTGCGACGGTGATTCCGCGACAGATTTCGCAACACCGCGGTGATCTGTGGAGCGGTGCGCTACCAGAATCGGTGCGCAACAACAAATTTAGCTAGCTCGAAGCCTGCAGGCCATGGACAGAATCACCGGCGATCGGGTGGCGGTCCGGGCAACCTGCACACCGCGGTTCACCGGGCGACCGACGCGGTGAGCGCGTCGAATTCGGCCAGGATTGCCGCGCCGACAGCCTTGTCCTGTTCGCCGTTGCCGCCGCTGATCCCCACGCCCCCGACGATCTGGCCGTCGAACACCAGTGGGAAACCGCCGACGAAGATCGCGAACTTGCCGGGCAGCATGTGGCTGATCCCGAATGCTTCGTTGCCGGGCAGCGCGGGCCCGCCGGGCGGCTCGTTGAACAGATGGGTGGCCCGCTCGTGCCCGGCCGCGGTGAACGCCTTGGCGATCGCGATGTCGACGCCGGTCAGTCGCGCCCCCGGAAGACGGTGCAGCGCAATGACGTTACCGCCGTCATCGCAGATGCACAGGGTCTGCTTGACGCCGATCTCCTCGGCTTTCGCCCGGCCCGCCGCCAGCAGCGGCAGCGCGTCGTCCAGGTTGATCCGGTGAATCCGGTGCATGTCGCCTCCACTCGTGTGGTCTCGAAACGTTCGCTGCCGGTATGTCTACCAACGCCGACGAGACCGAGGAACGGTCAAGTTGACCTCGATTCCCCGCGCGCTCGGGTCAAGTTGCACATAGTGTGAGTGCACCGAGGTGCGGTAGAGAACGTTCATCGGAATTTCAGCGAGCCCAGGTTGCGACATGACATCAACACCCAGCGACTCCGATCGGTTGACGGTACGCGGATTGCTCGACGAGACACTGCTGGCCGGTGCCTGCGTCATCGCCGGCACCGACCGGCTCGACGCGGCGCTCAACTGGGTGCTGCCGCTCGGTGAGGTCCTCTCCCAACCGGACCCGCTCAACGGGGTGGCGGTCTACCTGCGCCCCGAAGCGCTGATCGGCACCGGGGCAACCCTGTCGGTGCTCGGTGCGCGCGGTGCCGCCGCACTGCTGATCGACGGCACCGTTCCGCCCGATTACGTCCGGAGTGCGCTGCCCCCGGGCCTGGCCGTCGTCGAGCTCGGGATCCCCGTGGGGTTCGCGGCGCTCAACCGGTTGCTCGCGGAACGCACGCTGAGCCAGGAAGTGCACGTCATGAGGTATTCCACCCACGTGCACGCCTCGCTGGCCGGCCTGTTCCACCGTGGTGCCGGCCTCCAGATCCTCATCCGCGAGGTGAGCAACCTGGCGAGCAACCCCGCGCTGGCGCTCGACGCGCGCGGCAACGTGGTGGCCCAGCACGGCCTGTTGCCCGAGACGCTCGGCCCGCTGGCCGAGGCGGTGTGCCAGATGGTCTCGGCCGACATGCCGGCCGCCCAGAGACGGACCGGACACGACACCCGGGTGCACGCGGTGACCGGGCCACAGCACAGCACGTGGACATGCGTCGCCAGCCCGATCCGGCTCGGCAAGTCTTTCGAGGGCTGGGTCGTCGTGCTCGTCGACCACACCGGCGCGCCCACCGGTCCGAATGCGCACGAGCTGGCGCGCCACGCTGTCGTCACCGAACAGGCGACGGCCATCATCGGATCGGAGATGCTGCGCCAGCGCAGCGTCGACGAGGCAGAGGAGCGGGCCCGCGGCGACTTCGTGCAGGCGCTGGTGCACGGCAGTTTCGCCAGTGAACACGACATGCGTGCCCGCGCTGAACACCACGACATCGAACTGGATTCGCGCTTCGGCGTTTTCGTCGCGCCGGGGCTCGTACGTCCCGGGGCGGCGGACAACCCGGCTGCCAGCATGGTGCGGTTGGCTCGGTATGCCGCGAGCGTGGCGCCGCACCCGTCGGTGCGGGCGTACGTCACGGTGATCGGCGACGTGCTGGTGGTGGTGCGCACGCTGCGCGCCGGACAGGCGACCGACATGGACACGGAGATGGCCGAGTATGCGCGTGCCATGTCACTGGAACTCGAGCAGCGCCGCGGCGTCACCACGGTGGTGGCCTACGGCCGTCCGGCCCGTGGTGCGGCCGAGGTGCGCGAGAGCTACCGGGAGGCGCGTGTCGCGCTCGCCATCGCGCGCCGGCTGCGGCGGACGGGCGCGGTGTCGTACGGGGAACTGCGCAGCTTCACGGTGCTGGCGGACGTCGCCGACACCGACAACGGGCACAGACTGGTGCGGGAGGTCCTGGGACCTCTGGGTTCCGGGCCGGACCTGCGGAACACGCTGATCGCCTACCTCGCCGAAGGCGGCAACGTCAACGCGACGGCCCGCACGCTCAATGTGCACCGCAACACCATGCTGGCCAAGCTGGACCGGATCTCCCGCATGCTCGGCATGGATATCAAGGTGCCGGAGAACCAGTTCACCGCCTGGCTGGCGATACGTCTCGATCTGCTCGACGAGGTCCATGGCGCCCTCGACCGGGAAGCCAGCTTCCGCTGAGGTCAGCGCGGCGCGGGCACCTGCGGGTCAGGGCCGACGAACGACCCCGCGAGGCCGAGGGCGATCACCACCGTCGAGGCCGCGAACACTGCTGGGAAACCGGCGATTCCGAGCCCGACGGCCACCCAGGCGGCGCCCAGTGCCGAACCCCCGAAGCGCATGAGGTTGTACACGCCGAGACCGGCGCCGCCCTCACCCGCAGGCGACCGGGTGGCGCCTGTCGCCGCCGGTGTCTGCACCAGCGCGATGCCGATCCCGGTGACCGCCAGGCCCACCGCCAGGACGGTCGGCGCCGTGCCTTCGCGAGCGACCAGCGCCGTCAGCGCGCCCTGGGCGACGAGCAGCACGATCAGGCCGGTGCGAAGCACCCGGCGGGGCCGCAGCCGATCCATCCACCGGCCGACCAGCGGACCGAGCAGCACCATGGCGGCCGGGACCGCGAACACCACCAGCCCGGCGACCGACGACGAGAACCCGCGCCCGGTCAGGTAGAGCGGGACGGCCAGCAATGTCGCGCCCAGGCAGAACATCTGGGCGAACCCGGCCACGCTGCTGCGCGCGAACCGCGATTCGACGAGCAACCCGACCACCACGAACGGGTGGGCGGCGCGCGCGCAGTGCCGCGCGAACCAGATCAGCGCAGCGAGGCCGGTCGCGAACGCGGCGAGCACCGCCCAGACCGGCACGCCGGGCTGCGGGATCACCGCCAGAGCGAGCACCAGCAGACCGGAGCCCACCGTCAGGGCGAAGGCGCCCGCGACGTCGAACGGCATCCGCTGGCCCGGGTATGCGGGGATGTGGCGCAGTGTGGCGGCGAAGCCTGCGAGCGCGACCGGGATCAACGGGACGAACACCCAGCGCCAGCCCCACATGTCGGCGACCACGCCGCCCATGGTCGGACCGATGGCCTGCCCGAGCCCGTTCACCGACGCCCATGCGCCCACCGCGCGGCCGCGTCGCCGTCCGCTGTACATCCAGCTGATCAGACCCATCACCGCAGGAGCGAACGCCGCCGCGGCGACCCCGCCCAGCGACCGCCACGCGATCAGCAGCGGAAGAGACGGCGCGGTGGCGGCGCCGACCGCGCACACCGCGGTGCCCAGCAACGCCGCGCAGTAGATCCTTCGGCGCCCGAAACGGTCACCGATCCAGCCGGCGAGCGGCATGGTGGCGGTGAAGGTCAACAGGAAACCGACCACCACGAAAACGCCGCTGCTCAGCGGTGCGTCGAAGTCGTCGAGGATCGCCGCGAGCGGTACGTTGACCACGTTGTTGCCCACGGTGCCGACCAGCGTCCCGGCCAGCAGCGCGGCGAGCGCCAGCGGGGTTCCGCCACCGTCCTCGTCGGCGTCGTGCGCGGCGCGCGGACCATCTGCGGTGGCATCGTCGAAATTCCTTGCAGGCGTACGCATCACATCAACTGTCCCACGCATGTCGACCGGAGTGCAGCGTCCCTTTGGGTCATCGTGCACAGCGAAGGCAGCCACGGTTGACCGATGTGCACAGAGCGCGACACCACACACCCCGCCCGTGGTTACTGCGCCGAAACACCGGGACATACAGCCGTCATCCGCCGAGCACACTGCACAGCAGAATGCCATGACGGCTGTGCACAGTTGGCGTTGACCAGGGCGACGAGCACGCGGACCATTCGAGGACCGACTGCACAGCCCCCGGGCAGTTTACGAAGGGTCCCCTCATGGACGTTCACCTCACCGCGGCGCACTGGATATACCTCGCCGGAATCGTCGTCATCCTCATCACGATGGCGCTGAAGAAGAACATCGTGGTGCCCGCGGTCACCGCGACGCTGCTGACCGCATGGGCGTTCTCGAGCAGCGTCGTCACCGGACTGTCCTCGATCTTCAACGCCAGCCTGGTCGCCGCCAAGGAGCTGTTCAACATCTTCCTGATCATCGCCCTGGTGACCGCGATGCTGGGGGCCTTGCGTCAGATGGGCGCCGACCGGATGATGGTCGCGCCGTTCCGCAAAGTAATGCGCACCGGCACAAGCAGTTTCATCGTGCTCGCAATCGTCACCTACATCATCTCGCTGTTCTTCTGGCCCACTCCGGCCGTCCCGCTGGTGGGCGCCGTGCTCATCCCCGTGGCCATCCGGGCCGGGCTCAGCCCGCTGTCGGTCGGCATGGTGGTGGCGATCGCCGGGCAGGGCATGGCGCTGTCGTCGGACTACATCATCAAGGTCGCGCCCGGCATCTCCGCCAAAGCGGCGGGCGTCGACGCAGACGCCGTCGCCGACAAAGCGCTCGTGCTCTCCCTCATCGTCGGCCTGACGGCGCTGGCGATCACATTCGTCACCCAGCACCGCACCTGGCGCAAGCCGTCACCCGAGTTGCTCGTCGAATGGGAGGACGAGGCGGACCGTCTGGGCGTCGAGCGCCCCGAGGAGGCACCGAAGCCAACCCCGGCGCCCGCCGCCGCCGAAGCCGACCGCGGAATCCCCGTCGCTGCAGCCGTCGGCGGTCCGCGGCTGGCCGATTCCCCTGCCGGGCTGGCGGTGGCGACCGTCGTGGCCTCCGAGCGCGGAAGCGACACTGCCGCTCCCCCGCGGATGCTGTCGGCGAAGACGTTCGCCGTCGTGGTTCCGCTGGTCTATCTCGTCTTCATCGTCTACCTCCTGCTGGGTAAGTTCACCACCGCCGTCCCCCCGCTCAAGGGTGGCGACGCCGCGGCGATCGTCGGCGGTCTGGCCGCGCTGCTGCTGTTCGCCGCCTCGGCCACCAACGACAAGCGCAACTTCCTCGAGACGTCGTCGCGGCACGTGGTCGACGGCCTGGTCTTCGCCTTCAAGGCGATGGGCGTGGTGTTGCCGATCGCGGGGTTCTTCTTCATCGGCAACGGCGACTTCTCCGCGCAGATCCTCGGCCTCGGTGAGGACGTCAAGGGCCCGGCTTTCCTGTTCGATCTCATCACCGCCGCTCAGTCGCACCTCTCGCCCAACCCGTTCGTCACGTCGTTCGCCGTCCTGCTCGTGGGACTGATCGCCGGCCTGGAGGGCTCCGGCTTCAGCGGTCTGCCGTTGACCGGATCGCTCTCCGGCGCGCTGGGCCCCGCCGTCGGGATGGACCCGACGACACTGGCGGCGATCGGCCAGATGGGCAACATCTGGTCGGGTGGCGGCACGCTGGTCGCATGGTCGTCGCTGATCGCGGTGGCAGGTTTCGCCCGCATCCCGGTGATCACGTTGGCGCGCAAGTGCTTCCTGCCCGTGATGACCGGCCTGGTGCTGTGCACGCTGTTCGCGATCTTCGTGTTCTGACCCCCATGTCGACACCCTCCGAGCCACGGTTGCTGCTGGCTGCCACCATGGCGTTGACGTTCGTGACCGGCGTCGTCGACGCCGTGGGCTACCTCGGGCTGGACCGCGTGTTCACCGGCAACATGACCGGCAACATCGTCATCCTGGGCATGGGCGTCGCCGGGGCCGACGAACTGCCCGTCCTCGGGCCGGCGGTCGCGCTCGCCGCGTTCACCGCCGGCGCGTTCGGCGCCGGGATCGCACTGCGGTTCGCGACGGCGAGCGGCAGGCAGGGCGGGGTCGTCATGCTGCTCCTGCTGGGCGGCGCCGGGGCCCTGGTCGCACTGACGGTCGGCGCCGTGGCCGTCGGTGACGATCCCGCCGCGCTCACCCAGGTGGTGATGGCCGCCGCAACGGCCGCGGTCATGGGCCAGCAGGCCATGGTGGCCCGCGCGCTCGCCGTCAAGGACATGACGACCGTCGTCGTCACCTCGACACTGGCGAGTCTGGCCGGCGAGACGTGGGCGACCGCAGCACCCGGCCGGCTGGTCAACCGGCGGGCCGGGGCGATCCTCGTGATCTTCGCGGGCGCGGTGGCCGGTGCGCTGCTGCTGCGGGTGCACCTGGCCGTACCGTTCGGTCTGGCCGCCGTCCTCACAGTCGCCGTCGTGGTGGGGATCCGATGTGCGCAGTCACCCAGCGACGCAGCGGAATCCGATGTGCGTGGTCGCGCTGTCCTGTGACTGCGGTGACCGGGCGGCAGGCCGGTACCGGTGGCAGTACTCGGGTGCGCACAGGTGCGAACCGCCCTTCAGTGTCTGATTGACGGCGGGGTCGGGTGCGGTTGGGCCGCAGCACGACTCGACGGCGCCGTCGGGTCGGTGATGGGCCGAGAACCGTGTGGTCGTCCACTCCCACACGTTGCCGATCATGTCGACGAGCCCGAAGTCGTTAGGGGGAAACGTCCCCACCGGTGAGGTGCCGATCCACCCCAGCGCACCGTCGTTGCGGTACGGGAACCGGCCCTGCCAGGTGTTGGCCATCAGGCGTCCGCCGGGGTGTGGGTCGTCTCCCCATGGATAGGTGGCGGCCACCCCTGCGCGCGCGGCGTACTCCCACTGAGCCTCGCTGGGCAGCGCCCGCCCGGCCCACGCGGCGTAGGCCGCGGCGTCCGGATAGGCGACCTGGACGACGGGGTGGTCGGGCCGGTCCCGCCAGCTCGATCCGGGCCCGAGGGGGTGCCGCCAGCACGCGCCCGGAGACCACGTCCACCACTGCCGCCAGTCCCGCAGGTCGACGGGCCCGGTGGTCGGCCGGAACACCAACGCCCCGGGGACCAGGTCAGCGGGCGGCACATCCGGGTACATCGCGGGGTCGAGCACCTGTTCGGCGATCGTGACGTAGCCGGTGGCGTCGGCGAACGCCGCGAACTGCGCGTTGGTGACCGGGTGGCGTTCGATCGCGAACGGCGCCACGGTCACCGTGTGCACCGGGACTTCCTCCGGGTAGAACTGCGTGGAGCCCATCCTGAAGGCGCCGCCGGGAAGTTCGGCCAGCTCGGTCAGCATCACTCGAGCGTAGGCGCCCTCAGTCCCTGGCGAAGGCGCGGGCGAACTCGCGCTCCAGGTCGAGGTACGGCGTGCCGGAGACGTCGCAGGAGATCTGGGCGATGGTCCCGCCGGTGAAGTCGAACGGTGGCCGGTAGTCCCGCGACACCGGCGATCCGTTGTTGCGGCCGACGCTCAGCGTCGCACCCGCCAGCCCGAACGTGCCGGGATGCGTCATCATGTCCGGGTACGACGCGGCCTCCCCGTCGTCGATGTAGAGGACCGCGTCACCGACCGGTGTGTGGCTGCCCTCGACCGTGCCGGTCCTGGTGTAGGCGATGCCGAAGGTGTGCCGGCCCAGCGTGATCGGCTGCGACGACGTCAGCTTCTGCTCGGTTTCGCCGAGGAAGTTGTACACGTAGTTCAGCCGCCCGTCCTGGACGAACATCACGTGGCCGCCGTGGGCGCCGCCGTGTTTGAACACCACGCCTCGAGCGCCGTCGTCGTCGACGGTCACCTCGGCCAGGACGACGAACGACCGGCCCTGCAGTTCCACGACCGCGCCCATCCCGACATCGGCGGTTCCCGGGTAGTACACGTAGGCGTCGCGGGCCCTGGCGAGGCTGGGCCGGAACCGTCCGATGGTGTCGAAGATGTTGAGGTCGGCCAGCGGCAGCCCGTTGTACTTGGCCGCCTCGCTGAACCACAGCGCCTTGAGTTCCTCGAGTTTCTCGGGCTGCTCACCGGCCAGATCACGCACCTGGGCGCGGTCGGCCTCGATGTGGAACAGCTCCCACCGGTCGTCGTCGAAGTGTGACCATCCGGCGGGCGACGCCGCGTGCACGGTGTTGGCGAACCAGCCCCTGTGCCAGATCCCGCGGGTGCCCAGCATCGAGTAGAACTGGGTGTCCTTACCGGTCGGCGCGCTCGGATTATCCAGTGCCACAGCGAAACTCACGCCGTCGAGAGGCTTCTGCGGAACCCCGCGGACGGTCGCGGGCGCGGTGATGCCCAGCAGGTCGTAGACCGTGGGGGTGATGTCGCAGACGTTGACGTAGTTGTCGCGGACCTCGCCGTGCGCGGCGATCCCGTCGGGCCACGAGATGATCGCGGTGTCGGCGATACCGCCCTCGTGCGAGGCGTACCGCTTGAACAGCTTGTACGGCGTGTTGAACGCCATCGCCCAGCCGGTCGGATAGTGGTTGTAGGTGTGCGGGCCGCCGAGGTCGTCGATGGCCTTGAGTCCCTCTTCGGCGGTGTCGATGTACCCGTTGAAGAACTTGACCTCGTTGACCGAACCGTCGGGTCCGCCCTCACCGCTGGCGCCGTTGTCGGAGATCACCACGATGACGGTGTTGTCGAGTTGGCCCGATTCCTCGAGGTAGTCGAGGATCCGGCCGATCTGCGCGTCGGTGTAGGACAGGAAGCCGGCGAACACCTCCGCCATCCGGCTGAACAGTCGTTTCTCGTTGTCGGACAGCGAATCCCAGGGCCGCACGGTGTCCTGGACGGGCCACGGCTCACCGTTGGGTCCCGTCACGTCGGCGTACGGGTTCATCGGTGACAGTTCGGTGTCCGGCGGCACGACGCCGAGCCGTTTCTGGTTCTGCAGCACGATGTCCCGGTACTGCTCGTAGCCCATGTCGAACCGGCCCGCGTACCGGTCGGCCCACTCCTTGAACACGTGGTGCGGTGCGTGCCCGGCCCCGGGGCAGAGGTAGGAGAACCATGGCTTGTCCGGCGCGATCACCTTGGCGTCGCGGATGAACTCGATGGTCTTGTCGGCGAGGTCCTTCGACAGGTGATAGCCGTCCTCGGGAGTTCCGGGCGGGGCGACCGGATGGTTGTCGTAGACCAGGTCGGGATACCACTGGTCGGTCTCGCCGCCCATGAACCCGTAGAACCGTTCGAAGCCGCGTGACAGCGGCCAGTGCCGTTTGGTCGATGCGAGGTTCGACTCCTCGAGCGGTGTGAGATGCCATTTGCCGACGCAGTAGGTGTTGTAGCCGTTCTCGGCGAGGACCTCCGAGATCAGTGCGGTGTCGAAGGGGATGCGGCCGTTGCAGTTCGGGAATCCGTCGGTGAACTCCTCGATGGTGGCCATCCCGACGGTCGTCGCGTTACGCCCGGTCAACAGCGAGGCGCGGGTCGGCGAGCACAGCGCCGTGGTGTGGAACTGCGAGAGGCGCACACCGCGTTCGGCGATCCGGCTCATCGCCGGCATGTCCACCAGACCACCGAAGCAGTCCCACGTCGCGATCCCGGTGTCGTCCCAGACGAGGTAGAGCACGTTCGGGGCGCCCTCAGGAGCGGTCGGTGCGGCGTACGGGCCCCAGTCCGGCTCCGAATCGCGGATGTCCAATTCGATGGTGCCGTTGAATTCCGTGGTGGCCACGGCCCGGAGGCTACACCGGCCGAGTCCCCTGTTCGAAGGGTTTGGGTGACGGTGTGGTTACGCGCCTGCGGCGCAACCACCACTGGGCGGCCGCCAGCGGTATCAGCCAGCCGAGCCAACCGCCGAGGCCGGCGGTGAGGTACAGGTAGGCCTGCTCGTCTCCCCCGAAAATGTTCTCTCGCAACGGGTCGAGCGCGAGAACGAGCACGGGTGTCCATATCCGGTTGGTGATCACCGACAGCGCGAGGGCGGCGCTACGGACCATGTCGGCGCGATGCGCCCGCCACCGCCCACGGCGGGCGTGCCGGAATCCGTTGAGGGTGAACCACAGCCACAACACCGCCAACACCACATTGCTCACCGCGAGCATCGGGCCGAACGGTGTGAGAGCGCCGATCACCAGCGCCGAGGCCGCCGCCGGTACCGCCGTGACGACGTAGGTACGCCCGATCGAGCGGTGGAACCGTCGGCTCCACAACTGCGCGACGACCGCGACCATCGCCACGCTGGCCAGCAGAACGTGAGCCACCAGCAGGGGGTAGTGCCACGCGAACGTAGGAGGGACGCGCGAACCGCCGCTCGCATACGGCGGTACGGAGTACAGCAGGAACGCCGTGACGACGACGGCCAGGAGCACGCTCGCGCGGCGACGCGTTCGCGATACGGTTGCGTATGCCATACGCGCAGAGCGTACGTGATACGCAGTCGGCGCGCACTCCGATATCCTCGGCAACGATGCCGAACCAAGCGGATGACCAACCGGCACTGCCCCGTGCGCTGAGACTGCTGTGGCAGGAGCAGAGGCCGCAGCCTGCCCGTTCGGGCGGTCTCAGCCGGGAGCGCATCGTGGCCGCGGCGATCGATCTCGCCGATGCCGAGGGTCTCGGCGCGCTGTCGATGGCACGGCTGGCGGAGCGGCTGAACTGCGGGACGATGTCGCTCTACCGGCACGTCGCCAACAAGGACGAGTTGTTGACCTTCATGCTCTCGGCCGCACCCGGTCCGCCGCCCAGGCATGGGAATGCGGATTGGCGGACCGCCGTCGAGAACTGGGCGACCGGACTCTGGACCGTCTACCGCCGGCATCCGTGGATCCTGCGAACCGCGTCGGCAGGCCCCCCGCTGGACCCCGGCCAGTTGGCGTGGCTCGACGCCGGCTTGGCGGCCCTGGACGGCACCGGCCTGGCCGAACGCGACAAACTGGCCGCCGTCATGGCGGTGTTACACCTCGTGCGAGGTGCCGCCGCACTCGCCGTGGAGGCGGGCGGCCACCAGGACGACTACGCCGCCATCCTGCGCCAGGTGGTCGATCCGGACCGCTTGCCCGCGTTGGCCGCGGCCCTCGATGCCGGCGTCTTCGACGAGGCGGCCACACCTGCCGGCGCCGCACCTGGCGCCGAATTCCGTTCGGGTCTGGCCCAACTGCTCGACGGCATCGCAGCGGGCAGGCTTGAATGAACGAAGGCCCCGACACGCAGTGCGTGTCGGGGCCTGTCGCGATATGCCTACTTGGCCTTTTCGAGGATCTCCACGAGCCGCCAGCGCTTGGTCGCAGACAGCGGACGGGTCTCCATCAGCGAGACGCGGTCGCCGACACCGGCGTCGCCGTTCTCGTCGTGCGCCTTGACCTTCGTGGTGGTCCGGATGATCTTGCCGTAGAGCGGGTGGCTCTTACGGGACTCCAGCTCGACCACGATGGTCTTCTGCATCTTGTCGCTGACCACGTAGCCGATCGCCGTCTTGCGGCGGCCGCGCGGCTTCTCGGTGCGCGGGGTGCGCTTGGGGCCAGCCCCAGTGCTCTTGTCAGTTGTGTTCTCTGCCATCACGATTCCTCACCGGCGGGTCCGGAGGCCAGACCCAGTTCACGTTCGCGCAGCACGGTGTACACGCGCGCAATCTCCTGTCGCACCGTGCGGAGCCGACGGTTGTTCGACAGCTGACCGGTGGCCATCTGGAAGCGCAGGTTGAACAGCTCTTCCTTCGACTCGCGCAGCCGCTCGGTCAACTCGTCGTCGCTCAGCTCGCGCAGTTCGCCAGGCGTAACGCCGACTGCCATCAGAACTGCTCCTCTCGGGTGACGATGCGTGCCTTGATCGGCAACTTGTGGATCGCGCGGGTCAGTGCGGCCCGTGCGGTCTCCTCGTTGGGGTAACTCAGCTCGAACAGCACGCGGCCGGGCTTGACGTTGGCCACCCACCACTCCGGCGAACCCTTACCGGAACCCATACGGGTCTCGGCGGGCTTCTTGGTCAGCGGACGGTCCGGGAAGATGTTGATCCACACCTTGCCGCCACGCTTGATGTGCCGGTTGATGGCGATACGAGCGGACTCGATCTGCCGGTTGGTGATGTAGGCGTGTTCGAGCGCCTGGATGCCGTAGTCACCGAAGCTCACCGACGTGCCACCGCTGGCGATGCCGCGCTGCCGTGGGTGATGCTGCTTGCGGTGCTTGACCTTGCGAGGGATCAACATGCTTAGCTCCCTGAATTCTCAGTAGTCGATTCGGCGGCCACCGAATCAGCCGCCGCCGGGGCGGTCGCGTTCGCCGCGACGCTGCCCCCGGGCGCCGTACCGCTGGTGGCGGCCCGGCCGGCGTCGGTGCTGGTGGCCGTGGTACCCGACGCACCGCTGCGACGCGGGCGGCTGCCCGACGGACGCTCACGGCGCGGGCGGTCGGCACCCGCGGGCGCGGCGGCGGTCAGCTCACGCTTGCCACCGACGATGTCGCCCTTGTAGATCCACACCTTCACGCCGATGCGGCCGAAGGTGGTCTTGGCCTCGTACAGGCCGTAGTCGATGTCGGCGCGCAGCGTGTGCAGCGGCACCCGGCCTTCGCGGTAGAACTCCGAGCGGCTCATCTCGGCACCGCCGAGGCGGCCGGAGCACTGCACGCGGATGCCCTTGACGTTCGGCTGACGCATGGCCGACTGGATCGCCTTGCGCATCGCGCGGCGGAACGCCACACGATTGGAGAGCTGCTCGGCGACACCCTGGGCGACGAGCTGAGCCTGCGACTCAGGGTTCTTCACCTCGAGGATGTTCAGCTGCACCTGCTTCTTGGTGAGCTTCTCCAGGTCGGCGCGGATGCGGTCGGCCTCGGTGCCGCGACGGCCGATCACGATGCCCGGACGCGCGGTGTGGATGTCGACGCGGACCCGGTCGCGGGTGCGCTCGATCTCCACGTCGGCGATGCCGGCGCGCTCGAGACCGGTGGCGAGCAGCCGGCGGATCGCGACGTCTTCCTTGACGTAGTCCTTGTACTGCTTGTCTGCGTACCACCGCGACTTCCAGTCGGTGGTGATGCCGAGGCGGAAGCCGTGCGGGTTGATCTTCTGGCCCACTACTGCGAGCCTCCCTTCGCTTCTTCGGAAGCTTCAGTGGTCTTG comes from the Mycolicibacterium litorale genome and includes:
- the rplP gene encoding 50S ribosomal protein L16, with the protein product MLIPRKVKHRKQHHPRQRGIASGGTSVSFGDYGIQALEHAYITNRQIESARIAINRHIKRGGKVWINIFPDRPLTKKPAETRMGSGKGSPEWWVANVKPGRVLFELSYPNEETARAALTRAIHKLPIKARIVTREEQF
- a CDS encoding DUF2306 domain-containing protein encodes the protein MAYATVSRTRRRASVLLAVVVTAFLLYSVPPYASGGSRVPPTFAWHYPLLVAHVLLASVAMVAVVAQLWSRRFHRSIGRTYVVTAVPAAASALVIGALTPFGPMLAVSNVVLAVLWLWFTLNGFRHARRGRWRAHRADMVRSAALALSVITNRIWTPVLVLALDPLRENIFGGDEQAYLYLTAGLGGWLGWLIPLAAAQWWLRRRRVTTPSPKPFEQGTRPV
- a CDS encoding TetR/AcrR family transcriptional regulator → MPNQADDQPALPRALRLLWQEQRPQPARSGGLSRERIVAAAIDLADAEGLGALSMARLAERLNCGTMSLYRHVANKDELLTFMLSAAPGPPPRHGNADWRTAVENWATGLWTVYRRHPWILRTASAGPPLDPGQLAWLDAGLAALDGTGLAERDKLAAVMAVLHLVRGAAALAVEAGGHQDDYAAILRQVVDPDRLPALAAALDAGVFDEAATPAGAAPGAEFRSGLAQLLDGIAAGRLE
- the rpmC gene encoding 50S ribosomal protein L29; the protein is MAVGVTPGELRELSDDELTERLRESKEELFNLRFQMATGQLSNNRRLRTVRQEIARVYTVLRERELGLASGPAGEES
- the rpsQ gene encoding 30S ribosomal protein S17 gives rise to the protein MAENTTDKSTGAGPKRTPRTEKPRGRRKTAIGYVVSDKMQKTIVVELESRKSHPLYGKIIRTTTKVKAHDENGDAGVGDRVSLMETRPLSATKRWRLVEILEKAK
- the rpsC gene encoding 30S ribosomal protein S3, coding for MGQKINPHGFRLGITTDWKSRWYADKQYKDYVKEDVAIRRLLATGLERAGIADVEIERTRDRVRVDIHTARPGIVIGRRGTEADRIRADLEKLTKKQVQLNILEVKNPESQAQLVAQGVAEQLSNRVAFRRAMRKAIQSAMRQPNVKGIRVQCSGRLGGAEMSRSEFYREGRVPLHTLRADIDYGLYEAKTTFGRIGVKVWIYKGDIVGGKRELTAAAPAGADRPRRERPSGSRPRRSGASGTTATSTDAGRAATSGTAPGGSVAANATAPAAADSVAAESTTENSGS